A window from Catharus ustulatus isolate bCatUst1 chromosome 14, bCatUst1.pri.v2, whole genome shotgun sequence encodes these proteins:
- the DRP2 gene encoding dystrophin-related protein 2 encodes MQPLVMQEWLHVLPRCPEWHIPDQAQHSSTARPLSQAEASQDGPGPSCVTPRAPSSAAGPQAPLEMNLCWNEIKKKSHSLRARLEAFSDHSGKLQVPLQEIIDWLGQKDEELSAQLPLRGDVLLVQQEKETHAAFMEEVKSRGPYIYSVLESAQAFLSQHPFEELEEPTLESKDVSPRHRIQNISRFVWKQANVASELWEKLTARCVDQHRHIERTLEQLLEIKGAMEELSTTLDQAESVRETWEPIGDLFIDSLPEHIQSTKLFKEELSPMKDGVKVVNDLAHQLAISDVHLCMENSRTLEQINTRWKQLQASINERLKQLQDAHRDFGPGSQHFLSSSVQVPWERAISPNKVPYYINHQAQTTCWDHPKMTELYQTLADLNNIKFSAYRTAMKLRRVQKALRLDMVTLATALEIFNEHDLQPSDRAMDVVEVIHCLTALYERLEEERGILVNVPLCVDMSLNWLLNVFDSGRSGKMRALSFKTGIACLCGTEVKEKFQYLFSQVANAGGLCDQRHLGVLLHEAIQVPRQLGEVAAFGGSNVEPSIRSCFRFSNGKSAIEASQFLEWANLEPQSMVWLAVLHRVTMAEQVKHQTKCSVCRQCPIKGFRYRSLKQFNVDICQTCFLTGRASKGNKLHYPIMEYYTPTTSSENMRDFATTLKNKFRSKQYFSKHPQRGYLPVQSVLEADFSETPASSPMLPHADTHSRIEHFASRLAEMESQNCSFFSDSLSPDDSLDEDQYLLRHSSPITDREPGGSQQVPGSLNMDDKGELERVLAHLEDENRILQGELRRLKWQHDEAVESPTLATGSPESVQDPRNEELLAEARILRQHKSRLETRMQILEDHNKQLESQLHRLRELLLQPPAESEGNGSAASSLASSPHQSEGSQAKEKEHNTPDTETADEVEAKTQEVSMCLEDIMEKLRSAFPNSRGMTSLI; translated from the exons ATGCAGCCCCTGGTGATGCAGGAATGGCTCCATGTCCTCCCACGATGTCCTGAGTGGCACATCCCGGACCAGGCgcagcacagcagcaccgcccgcccGCTGTCTCAG GCTGAAGCCTCACAGGATGGTCCAGGACCTTCGTGTGTGACCCCCCGGGCTCCAAGCAGTGCTGCCGGGCCCCAGGCCCCTCTGGAGATGAATCTTTGCTGGAACGAGATCAAAAAGAAATCCCACAGCCTTCG GGCTCGGCTGGAGGCCTTCTCTGACCACAGTGGGAAGCTGCAGGTGCCTCTCCAGGAGATCATTGACTGGCTGGGGCAGAAGGATGAGGAGCTGTCGGCACAGCTGCCCCTGCGGGGCGATGTTCTCCTggtgcagcaggagaaggagacaCACGCG gcttTCATGGAAGAAGTGAAGTCTCGGGGACCATACATCTACTCTGTCCTGGAGTCAGCACAGGCTTTCCTTTCCCAGCACCCATTTGAGGAATTAGAAGAACCAACTTTGGAAAGCAAAG ATGTGTCTCCCCGGCACCGGATCCAGAACATCAGCCGCTTTGTCTGGAAGCAGGCCAACGTGGCCAGCGAGCTGTGGGAGAAGCTCACGGCCCGCTGTGTGGACCAGCATCGCCACATTGAGCGgaccctggagcagctgctggagattAAAGGGGCTATGGAAGAGCTCAGCACCACCCTGGACCAGGCTGAAAGCGTGCGGGAGACCTGGGAACCCATCGGGGACCTCTTCATTGACTCCTTGCCAGAGCACATCCAGTCAACCAAG CTGTTCAAAGAGGAGCTCTCCCCCATGAAGGATGGGGTGAAAGTGGTCAATGATCTTGCACATCAGCTTGCCATTTCAGATGTCCACCTGTGCATGGAGAATTCCCGCACCCTGGAGCAGATCAACACCCGCTGGAAACAGCTGCAG gCCTCCATAAACGAACGCCTGAAGCAGCTCCAAGATGCCCACCGGGACTTTGGACCAGGCTCCCAGCACTTCCTCTCCT CCTCTGTCCAGGTCCCCTGGGAGCGAGCCATTTCCCCCAACAAAGTGCCATACTACATCAA CCACCAGGCCCAGACAACGTGCTGGGACCACCCAAAGATGACAGAGCTGTACCAGACGCTGG CGGATTTGAACAACATCAAGTTCTCGGCGTATCGCACGGCCATGAAGCTGCGGCGGGTGCAAAAAGCCCTTCGAT TGGACATGGTCACCCTGGCCACGGCTTTGGAAATCTTCAATGAGCACGACCTGCAGCCCAGTGACCGGGCGATGGACGTGGTGGAGGTCATCCACTGCCTGACCGCCCTCTACGAGCGGCTGGAGGAGGAGCGGGGCATCCTGGTCAATGTGCCCCTCTGCGTGGACATGAGCCTCAACTGGCTGCTGAACGTCTTTGACAG TGGCCGCAGCGGGAAGATGAGGGCTCTCTCCTTCAAGACGGGCATCGCGTGTCTGTGCGGGACAGAGGTCAAGGAGAAGTTCCAGT ATCTCTTCAGCCAAGTGGCCAACGCCGGGGGACTGTGTGACCAGCGGCACCTCGGCGTCCTGCTCCACGAGGCCATCCAGGTCCCACGCCAGCTGGGGGAGGTGGCAGCGTTTGGGGGCAGCAATGTGGAGCCCAGCATCCGCAGCTGCTTCCGCTTT agtAATGGGAAGTCTGCCATTGAGGCATCCCAGTTCCTGGAGTGGGCCAACCTGGAGCCACAGTCCATGGTGTGGCTGGCGGTGCTGCACAGGGTGACCATGGCCGAGCAGGTGAAGCACCAGACCAAGTGCTCCGTGTGCCGGCAGTGCCCCATCAAGGGCTTCAG GTATCGGAGCCTGAAGCAGTTCAATGTGGATATCTGCCAGACCTGCTTCCTCACCGGGCGAGCCAGCAAGGGCAACAAGCTGCACTACCCCATCATGGAGTACTACACCCCG ACCACATCCAGTGAGAACATGAGAGACTTTGCCACGACACTGAAGAACAAGTTTCGGTCCAAGCAGTACTTCAGCAAGCACCCACAGAGAGGTTACCTGCCCGTCCAGTCTGTGCTCGAGGCTGACTTCTCTGAGAC CCCAGCCTCCTCCCCGATGTTACCACATGCTGACACACACTCCCGGATCGAGCACTTTGCCAGCAG GCTTGCAGAGATGGAAAGCCAGAATTGTTCCTTCTTCAGTGATAGCCTGTCCCCTGATGACAGCCT GGACGAGGACCAGTACCTGCTGCGCCATTCCAGCCCCATCACCGACAGAGAGCCTGGGGGCAGCCAGCAGGTTCCAGGAAGCCTCAACATGGATGACaagggagagctggagagagtccTGGCCCACTTAGAGGATGAAAACAG GAtcctccagggagagctgaggcGTTTGAAATGGCAGCATGACGAGGCAGTGGAGTCTCCAACCTTGGCTACAGGCTCTCCTGAGTCAGTGCAAGACCCACGTAACGAGGAGCTCCTGGCAGAAGCACGAATCCTGCGGCAGCACAAGAGCCGCCTGGAGACACGGATGCAGATCCTAGAGGACCACAACAAACAGCTGGAGTCACAGCTgcacaggctgagggagctgctgctgcag CCTCCAGCTGAGTCAGAAGGCAATGGTTCAGCAGCCTCTTCCTTGGCTTCATCTCCACATCAGTCAGAAGGCAGCCAGGCAAAGGAGAAGGAGCACAACACCCCTGACACTGAAACTGCAG atgAGGTGGAAGCCAAAACCCAGGAAGTCAGCATGTGCCTGGAAGACATCATGGAGAAGCTGCGGAGCGCCTTCCCCAACTCTCGAG GTATGACCTCCCTTATCTAA